GAATTTTTAACCACTGTGCTTTAGTGGCTGCAGTTACATTTTGAGGAGTGTCTTCACAAGTAAATACATCGACTAGAACAATGGTAAGGCTGAATAGATGTCTtcttactttttaattttactcTATATAGATGTCATTAAACTCTTCTTTTGTAATATAATTACAGCTGTTTTTACCTTGTTTTTATACTcgaatatttttaattgatacttttattttattgatataAATCTTTAtatcaatttatttattgaaataaaaCTCACAAATCAAGGATCTCCTTTTACATATTTAGTATATAgttgtgtttattcatttactcTAATAAATGATGTTCATGCAGGGCACGGTGTATAACAAATGTGAACACTGTTTAATATCACACTGAGGACAGCTTcatgatttatattttaaactcagcaaaaagGGATTTAAATCAGATTACAACTGGTTATAATATTTAGGTGGAGTATGATTACATTTCAAGATTAAGGACCCGTTTCTCTGATGGGTGTCTACTGTTTTTGAACAGCAGTTttgaaaattgtttttttttttttccactgggcggcacggtgacgcagcaggttagtgtcgcagtcacacagggtcaagtcccactccgggtgactgtctgtgaggactttggtgtgttctccatgtggtTTTGtcccacggcccaaaaacacacgctggtaggtggattggtgactcaaaagtgtccgtaggtgtgagtgtgtgagtgaatgtgtgttgccctgtgaaggactggcgccccctccagggtgtattcccaccttgcggccaatgattccaggtagactctggacccaccgcgaccctgaactggataaggattacagataatgaatgaatgttttccacTTATTTACAGACAATGCGACGTAAATATGGGACATGTCTCTAGGAATGACACATTAAgacactctgaatgactttgttatGAATAAATGGCTGTAATTTCCATTGAATGGCCTCAAACTAATGCACTAATTTTGTCAACCACAGGAATCCAACTGCTGGATTTAAAACCctttttgctgagtttaaaatgtaaatcatGAAGACGCACTCGGTGTGATATTAAACAGGGTGTGTTCACCTTCCCTACACACTGTAGCCTGCATGAACATAAAACTGTAAAGGAATAAACACACCTACATACTAAATATGTAAAAGGACCTCCTTGGTGTGtgatttataaaggtttatatcatcaataaaattaaagTATCAATTAAAGTTGGTGCCTCAGCCATCAACTGGTAAATCAGGTAGcaactggtctctctctctcaaaaaagCTGGGTTGGCATCGTGTCTCAGAGAAAACACATGTTGACCCAAACCCTCCCAAGGTGGGGGGCACTGTGCATGATGGGGAGACTTGGCTATGACTGGTAATTAGGAGAATATTTGAGAAAttgcaaaaaataaaagtataaacCTCAAACAGAAATTGTGTATTAATATATGTGCACTAACATTTGCCATCTTTATGTTTGTTCATCTTGAAAACCAGCATTTTATTGGACCAGAGGTGTCCACACTTCAGTAAACAACTCTGAACTCTCTGAAATTCACGTCCTCGGCCTTTTGGTTTTTTTCCAACCAgaaatattatgaacaaaactgatTGGACATTAGTAGGCCACGTTTGCTCTAGTGTATAGTTTTACTCTTTTTACTGATAATGcaatgtctggttcctatcattaACACTGTAAATTTGGGACATGTCTCTAGGAAAGACACACCAATCCACTCTGAATTACCTTGTTATGAATAAATGGCTGTAATTTCCATTGATTGATCTTACTCAAACTAATGCACTAATTTTGTCAACCACAGGAATCCAACTGCACTACCATTAACTCTCAGTTACAGAAGTTCTACCTCTCTCCAATATATGCTGTGGAGTTTGCCATTGGTTTTCCTGGCAATCTGCTGGTGGTCCTGGGCTATATCTTCTGCCTCACTTCTTGGAGCTCCAGCAATGTGTACCTGTTTAACCTTGCACTGTCGGACCTGATCTTCCTGTGTACCTTACCTCACCTCTCCTACTCCTATGCCCAGGATGTTCATGAGATTGTTCCCACGCTCTGTGTGATTAACCGCTTCATCCTCCACGTGAACTTGTACTCCAGCATCCTCTTCAtggtctgggtgagtgtggatCGTCTCTTGGTCATACAGCACCCGCAGCGCAATCATTTCTTGCTGAGCTGCAGGAGTTCGCTGTGTGTTAGCCTCTTGACCTGGATCTTGGTTGTCATTCAAATTAGTCCACTTCTCCACTTTATTGTGAAGGACTTGAAGCGCAGTAACTGGACAAGATGCCATGATTTTGGAAGCCTTGATGACACCGAAAGCACTTTCATCTACAGCCTGGTGCTCACTGTCACTGGATTCATGCTACCTCTTTTAGCCTTGTTCCTGTCTTCGTTTAAGATGGTCTCTTTGCTCATAACACAAGAGCAGGCCTTCGGTACTTCCTTCCAAAGGCCCTTGAAGATCGTGAGGACTGCTGCTATCATGTTTCTGGTGCTATACACACCCATCCACGTGATGAGGAACATGCGGATAGCATCGCAGCTCCCATGGCTCACATTCTCACAGTGCTCCAAAGTCTACATCGAAGTGGTGTATATAATCACACGGCCAATAGCCTTCATGCACAGCGTCATCAACCCCATATTTTACTTCCTCATGACAGACAGATTTAAAGAGCTGCTGCTGGACAAATTCAGGCTGGTGGGACGGAGGAGAAGGATTCTAACCTGAGCAAGACGAACCTCTAAAACTAGTTCAGAATTAGAATTAGGGATGTCCTGATCCTGTATAAAGCTCTGCATAATTAGAGGATGTGACCTGAGCTCCTGGACGACGAGCTGAGGTAATGCTAACAGGTAATCAGGCCTGGCACTTTTGCTATCTCAACAACTCGCTGCCTCCCCATGGAGGTGGTGCATGGGCATTTGCATGGTCTTAGTGAGCTGCCTCTGCTCGTCCTCCAGGAGCTTGTGCCAGAGAGGGTTATTTTAAATTCAACAAAAGTTTATTTACAGATGTTAATATGTAAACAAATTACTGAGAGTGGATTAATTGGGAAATGCTACAGAGCACAGTAAGacaacttttttttaacatccataacactttataaacacatttataatatgctgtaaacttaaaaaaacatcGTACACAGGTCCCTAAATATAATAAGTTTTACGAATGTTGAGCCACATTTTTGAGCTCTAAGTAAAATGGGgaacatttaaacaaaactaaGGTCATTGAAGCCACTTTTAATTTTCTAGCTCACTCCATTTCCCATTAAACTTCTCccatgactttgtttacatttcaaacactggttttataaatatttattatttatttgtatttaagcTAGATTGTATGTATCAAATATGATAtttcatatatatgtgtgtgtatatatgactTGGATTGGtactggtttaaaaaaaaggtcCTATCTTCTACAATGGGTGCACTGTGTGCTAATTAGCTTTGGCCTAATCATAATGTTCTGGTGCCATATTAATAGCTGTATGTTTGTTAATTAGTCTCGAATTGTCGAAATTGTCTCGAATTACAGTGGAATAAACTGTAGTGGACTTTTCTCAGGGGCCTATAACCTGggagacatttttaaaacaggGTAACAGGGTACATAAAGCTTTATAGTTTGCAATAGGGGGCGCTACTGTTTCAGTAAAAATATCCTCTTGCATTAcaaggttgttgttgtttttttccattgaGTTCTGAGTAAGAAACTACACTCAGCAAGAAGCAAGTTCATTACAATGAGTTTTTAATCAAGGCAGATTTGATTTCATTGGAAAGCCACAAAATGAGGAATTAAAATTAGCCCAGTGTAAAGGTTTTTAAGCTCTTTATGCTTTTCAGAGtcctggtgggtccagagactacacagaatcattgggcacaaggcaggatcacaccctggacagaacatcacatattcacccattcacagctgtggacagtgtcacacactcagttaCTCAAGTTCTTCTTTTGCCATTACACGGGGTGATTTTAGACTACTGACTCTGGTCTCTGCCttgttttgttctgtatttGAGCACTAGCGACAGTTCGGAGCCCTTCCTCGCCAGCTGCCTGCACTAAAACAGTCTTCTAGGCCTTTTATGGTCACTCTGTGAGGAATAGCACGAAATGAGGCCATTTCAGAGCTCACATTCCGGACGGTTGTAATTCTTGGCACGTGGAGGCCGGGGCTCCAATCACGGAGCTGGCACACACAACTCACTCAGCGCAGCTGGGCATGCCGCTCCGTAGAGGCCGAGAACATGGTCCACAGTAAAGAAACATGAAGGAAAGATTCAGTTGCTGTGCATActacagacacattttaaaAGCCTTCATTTAGAACATGTGAGTAATGTGATTTTTGGATTAATGCACAACAACCTCTTTTGTTACTGCTTTatcttgttcagggtcatggaatCATTcagcacaagacaggaacacacccaagaCAGAGCACCACAcccttacc
This window of the Hoplias malabaricus isolate fHopMal1 chromosome Y, fHopMal1.hap1, whole genome shotgun sequence genome carries:
- the LOC136678047 gene encoding succinate receptor 1-like, whose amino-acid sequence is MESNCTTINSQLQKFYLSPIYAVEFAIGFPGNLLVVLGYIFCLTSWSSSNVYLFNLALSDLIFLCTLPHLSYSYAQDVHEIVPTLCVINRFILHVNLYSSILFMVWVSVDRLLVIQHPQRNHFLLSCRSSLCVSLLTWILVVIQISPLLHFIVKDLKRSNWTRCHDFGSLDDTESTFIYSLVLTVTGFMLPLLALFLSSFKMVSLLITQEQAFGTSFQRPLKIVRTAAIMFLVLYTPIHVMRNMRIASQLPWLTFSQCSKVYIEVVYIITRPIAFMHSVINPIFYFLMTDRFKELLLDKFRLVGRRRRILT